A genomic stretch from Bacterioplanes sanyensis includes:
- a CDS encoding GFA family protein has protein sequence MIHRGSCLCQQVRYEIHGKLSDVLNCHCSMCRKLHASAFRTRAKINTSDLTIVAGQHCIRFYESSPGEHKGFCQHCGSSLFTRFDNQPDVLGFPLGTLDTDPGVTAERHVFVDNKAPWFTITDDLPQCNELE, from the coding sequence ATGATCCATCGCGGAAGTTGTTTATGTCAGCAAGTGCGTTATGAAATACACGGCAAGCTGAGCGATGTGTTGAACTGCCATTGCAGCATGTGCCGCAAACTGCACGCTTCAGCGTTTCGCACTCGCGCAAAGATTAATACCAGTGACTTGACCATAGTCGCAGGTCAGCACTGCATTCGCTTCTATGAATCATCACCGGGCGAGCATAAAGGCTTTTGCCAACATTGCGGCTCTAGCCTTTTTACCCGCTTCGATAACCAACCTGATGTGTTAGGTTTTCCCTTAGGAACGTTAGATACAGATCCTGGCGTAACAGCTGAACGTCATGTATTCGTAGACAATAAAGCTCCCTGGTTCACCATCACCGATGACTTACCACAATGTAATGAACTTGAGTGA
- a CDS encoding rhodanese-like domain-containing protein, protein MSSAVSRIPAAQSQQALAHFERLLTFETDCWDVHHAISNQRMDFVLLDVRCEPQFQQGHIAGAIHLPYSRINSDSLAEFSDDALFVVYCAGPHCNATEKAAIRLAQLGRPVKKMIGGITGWLDEGFELQSL, encoded by the coding sequence ATGAGCAGTGCCGTATCACGTATTCCCGCCGCCCAAAGCCAACAAGCACTGGCGCATTTTGAACGCTTACTCACCTTTGAAACCGATTGCTGGGATGTACACCATGCCATCAGCAACCAACGCATGGACTTTGTATTGCTCGATGTGCGCTGCGAGCCACAGTTTCAGCAGGGCCATATTGCAGGAGCTATTCACCTGCCCTACAGCCGCATTAATTCTGACAGTCTTGCCGAATTTAGCGACGATGCACTGTTTGTGGTGTATTGCGCCGGACCTCACTGCAACGCCACCGAAAAAGCCGCCATCCGTTTGGCACAGCTCGGTCGACCGGTGAAAAAAATGATTGGTGGCATAACCGGGTGGCTGGACGAAGGATTTGAGCTGCAATCACTGTGA
- a CDS encoding helix-turn-helix domain-containing protein: protein MKKVAVLTYNGAALFELGCAVELFGLPRPEFDHWYQCQVITFEQGPLVSTAGVGLSATVVDSLNGFDTLVIPSWPTQGADIPPALSSAIQSFYDNKQRILSFCSGSFLLAQLGLLNGKQATTHWRYAQTFKTRFPQVQFVDNVLYLLQGNLGCSAGSAAALDLGIEVIRQDYGSDIANAVARRLVLSAHRQGGQSQFADAPVMQANSRFSTALDWAVQHLSESIDIDQLANKANMSRRTFDRKFRANFNLSPKAWLTEQRIQLAKSLLEQAQGSVDEVALKAGFDHAGTLRHHFRKALGVSPTHYRQQFLRSK from the coding sequence TTGAAAAAGGTTGCTGTGCTCACCTATAACGGAGCTGCTTTGTTTGAGCTGGGCTGTGCCGTAGAGCTGTTTGGCCTGCCCAGGCCTGAGTTTGATCATTGGTACCAGTGCCAGGTGATCACCTTTGAGCAAGGACCATTAGTATCAACGGCCGGGGTTGGATTGAGTGCCACGGTAGTCGATAGTCTGAATGGGTTTGATACTTTGGTGATCCCTAGTTGGCCGACCCAAGGTGCGGATATTCCACCGGCTCTGTCCAGTGCGATTCAATCTTTTTATGACAATAAGCAGCGCATTTTGTCGTTTTGCTCGGGTTCATTTTTATTGGCGCAGCTAGGCCTTTTAAATGGCAAGCAGGCCACTACGCACTGGCGCTATGCCCAAACATTTAAAACACGATTTCCCCAAGTGCAGTTTGTCGACAATGTGCTGTACCTGCTACAAGGAAATCTGGGCTGCTCGGCGGGCAGTGCTGCAGCGCTGGATTTGGGCATTGAAGTGATACGGCAGGATTATGGTAGCGATATTGCGAATGCAGTGGCGCGGCGATTGGTTTTATCGGCCCATCGCCAAGGCGGCCAATCACAGTTTGCCGATGCGCCTGTGATGCAGGCAAATAGCCGGTTTTCCACGGCGCTGGACTGGGCGGTGCAGCATTTGTCAGAATCTATTGATATTGACCAGCTGGCAAACAAAGCCAATATGTCGCGTCGCACCTTTGATCGAAAATTTCGTGCCAACTTTAATTTATCACCCAAGGCCTGGTTAACGGAGCAGCGAATACAGCTGGCGAAGAGCTTATTAGAGCAGGCCCAGGGCAGTGTTGATGAGGTGGCGCTAAAAGCGGGCTTTGATCATGCTGGCACTTTGAGGCATCACTTTAGAAAAGCCTTGGGGGTGTCGCCGACTCACTATCGACAGCAGTTTTTACGTAGCAAATAG
- a CDS encoding alpha/beta fold hydrolase — MTVNLSDCVWVDHRFELPVNHHQPDGRTINVFARELRAHGREAESLPWLVYLQGGPGFPAPRPTALTGWMKRAAKQFRILLLDQRGTGQSTPQTHQTLAHLTAEQQAEYLQYFRADQIVADAEAIRQQLGIERWSLLGQSFGGFCALTYLSFYPDSLKQVYITGGIPPIHRSIEEVYQATFARTAEKNQRLWQRFPGLAKKTDQLAQLLRGQAALMPNGQQLTAEQIQALGIDLGRSGGAESIYHLLDNAVIEVPEQGLQVRYEFLQDMLAHQGFLTNPIYGLLHESIYCEGEASNWAAQRVMDSLPEFSATQERLQLVGEMVFPWMFEQLQTLKPLQSAAQILAEKSDWPALYDRQQLANNTVPVAAAMYTQDMFVEYDFSRETLSKMANARAWETNEYEHNGIGVDGERILDKLIAMADDIERCRC, encoded by the coding sequence ATGACGGTGAATCTTAGCGATTGTGTTTGGGTCGATCATCGGTTTGAGCTGCCGGTGAATCATCATCAGCCGGATGGTCGTACTATTAATGTGTTTGCTCGTGAACTACGCGCCCACGGGCGTGAGGCTGAAAGCCTACCCTGGCTGGTGTATTTGCAAGGCGGACCTGGCTTTCCTGCGCCACGGCCAACGGCTTTAACGGGCTGGATGAAACGAGCTGCCAAGCAGTTTCGAATTTTATTGTTAGATCAGCGCGGTACCGGCCAGAGCACGCCGCAAACCCATCAAACCCTAGCGCATTTGACCGCCGAGCAGCAGGCGGAGTATTTGCAGTATTTTCGTGCCGATCAAATTGTTGCCGACGCCGAAGCCATTCGTCAGCAATTGGGCATCGAACGTTGGTCACTGCTGGGGCAAAGCTTTGGCGGCTTTTGTGCGCTGACATACTTGTCGTTCTACCCCGACAGCTTAAAGCAGGTGTACATTACCGGTGGCATACCGCCCATTCATCGCAGTATCGAAGAGGTCTATCAAGCTACTTTTGCTCGTACGGCGGAAAAAAACCAGCGTTTATGGCAGCGCTTTCCTGGCTTAGCCAAAAAAACCGATCAACTGGCCCAACTGCTGCGTGGTCAGGCAGCGTTAATGCCCAATGGTCAGCAACTGACGGCGGAGCAAATTCAAGCCTTGGGTATTGATTTAGGCCGCAGTGGCGGCGCGGAAAGTATTTATCATTTGCTCGATAACGCTGTCATCGAGGTGCCGGAGCAAGGCTTGCAGGTTCGTTATGAATTTTTGCAAGACATGCTGGCGCATCAAGGGTTTTTAACCAATCCAATTTATGGCTTGCTGCATGAGTCAATTTATTGCGAAGGCGAGGCCTCCAACTGGGCAGCACAGCGCGTAATGGATAGCTTGCCAGAGTTCAGCGCTACACAGGAGCGCTTACAGCTGGTGGGAGAAATGGTATTCCCATGGATGTTTGAGCAGTTGCAAACGTTAAAGCCGTTGCAGAGTGCTGCTCAAATATTGGCTGAAAAATCCGATTGGCCTGCCTTGTATGATCGTCAGCAATTGGCCAATAACACCGTACCGGTGGCGGCGGCTATGTACACTCAGGATATGTTTGTGGAGTACGACTTTAGCCGTGAAACCCTGAGCAAAATGGCCAATGCCCGTGCCTGGGAGACTAACGAATACGAGCACAATGGCATAGGTGTTGATGGCGAGCGCATTCTTGATAAATTGATTGCTATGGCAGATGATATCGAACGCTGCCGCTGTTAA
- a CDS encoding sporulation protein, whose amino-acid sequence MFKKLMATVGIGGAKVDTILLTHSLIPGGLLEAEIHIDAGDVEQHINGLDLALCTQMKVETDDDAQWQTHILQRWRVCEERTLSAGEQLIVPLSEPIHAETPVTELPLAHHQTRVWLTTGLDISLALDASDTDSLKVAPNPAMIACMQAMDTLGYDLFKADVEHGYLRGQQFQSQSGCYQELEYRPNQRSWLGVKEVELSFIAEEEYTHALVEIDRAFRGDGYHTLTLPQDVSAEAVQQQLQALLS is encoded by the coding sequence ATGTTTAAGAAGTTAATGGCCACCGTTGGTATTGGCGGTGCCAAAGTAGATACCATTTTATTAACTCATTCATTGATACCCGGTGGACTACTGGAAGCGGAAATCCATATTGATGCAGGTGATGTGGAGCAGCACATCAACGGCTTGGATTTAGCCCTGTGTACTCAGATGAAAGTAGAAACCGATGACGATGCGCAGTGGCAAACACATATTTTGCAACGTTGGCGAGTCTGCGAAGAGCGCACGTTGTCGGCAGGTGAACAACTGATCGTGCCATTATCGGAGCCAATTCATGCAGAAACGCCAGTTACCGAATTGCCGCTCGCCCATCATCAAACTCGCGTCTGGTTGACCACGGGGTTGGATATCTCCTTAGCGCTCGACGCCAGTGATACAGACTCACTCAAGGTTGCACCCAATCCTGCCATGATCGCCTGTATGCAAGCGATGGATACATTAGGTTACGACCTGTTTAAAGCCGATGTCGAGCATGGTTATCTGCGTGGGCAGCAATTCCAATCCCAGTCTGGTTGTTATCAGGAGCTGGAGTATCGTCCTAATCAACGTAGTTGGTTGGGCGTCAAAGAAGTGGAATTATCATTTATTGCGGAAGAGGAATATACCCACGCATTGGTTGAAATCGACCGCGCTTTTCGTGGTGATGGCTACCACACTTTAACCCTGCCCCAAGACGTCAGCGCGGAAGCAGTACAGCAACAGCTGCAAGCACTGCTGAGCTGA
- a CDS encoding GNAT family N-acetyltransferase: MFIRSAQLMDANAIATIHVDSWRSAYEGIIDKDYLQSLSVAAKEQEWRHIVQKDQVTTLVVEDEQQQILGWACFGADREQPQQGELYAIYLSPQHWHQGVGKLLMQSVVQQLMKDFDCFNVWVLSDNHAARQFYQRQGFTHIQHSKYISIGQQSLQECCYRWHA, translated from the coding sequence ATGTTCATACGCAGCGCCCAACTCATGGACGCCAACGCCATTGCTACCATTCATGTCGACAGCTGGCGCAGCGCCTATGAGGGCATTATCGACAAGGACTATCTGCAGAGTTTGTCAGTGGCTGCCAAAGAGCAAGAGTGGCGCCACATAGTGCAAAAAGATCAGGTGACGACTCTGGTGGTCGAAGACGAGCAACAGCAAATACTCGGCTGGGCTTGCTTTGGTGCAGACAGAGAACAGCCACAACAAGGTGAGCTGTACGCCATTTATCTTTCACCGCAGCACTGGCATCAGGGGGTTGGAAAACTACTCATGCAATCTGTAGTGCAGCAGTTGATGAAAGACTTCGACTGTTTCAACGTTTGGGTATTATCCGACAATCACGCGGCTCGACAGTTTTATCAACGCCAGGGATTCACCCACATACAACACTCAAAGTACATATCCATCGGTCAGCAATCATTACAAGAGTGTTGCTATCGATGGCATGCCTAG
- a CDS encoding L-serine ammonia-lyase, whose protein sequence is MFISVLELFKPGIGPSSSHTMGPMVAASRFLTEVRLPADAVQVRCVLKGSLALTGHGHASDRAVVLGLHGHTPEKMALTDVEAELAIAMQQDRITMAGTELRFDPHQDVIFDMQGTLPEHPNGMVFELLNDAGDVVLARRYFSIGGGFINDEEEMGGLVAPLTLLSDSTYPFPFEGASCMMRMSQESGLSIAQMKRKNEYLQRSEQELQQGLAHIWQAMKACVERGLQASGELPGGLKVKRRAAKLHQQLLAQPEQAQLHEWLCAYAMAVNEENAAGHAVVTAPTNGAAGVIPAVLYYAWQKHQLSDEQIEDFLLTAGSVGGIIKHKSSISGAEVGCQGEVGSASAMAAAGLCAVLGGNAEQVEHAAEMALEHHLGMTCDPVKGLVQVPCIERNGFGALKAYTAASLALRDSGQHIMSLDNCIAAMKQTGLEMSEKYKETSLGGLAVNYTEC, encoded by the coding sequence ATGTTTATCAGTGTTCTGGAGTTATTTAAGCCTGGTATTGGTCCGTCCAGTTCACACACCATGGGGCCCATGGTGGCGGCCAGTCGTTTTCTTACGGAAGTCCGCTTACCGGCCGATGCGGTGCAGGTGCGTTGTGTGTTGAAAGGCTCCTTAGCATTGACCGGGCACGGCCATGCCAGCGACCGAGCTGTGGTGTTAGGGCTGCACGGCCATACTCCGGAAAAAATGGCGCTGACGGATGTTGAGGCGGAGTTGGCCATCGCCATGCAGCAGGATCGTATCACTATGGCAGGGACAGAACTGCGCTTTGACCCGCACCAGGATGTCATCTTCGATATGCAAGGCACTTTGCCCGAGCACCCCAATGGCATGGTGTTTGAGCTGTTGAATGATGCTGGCGACGTGGTGTTAGCGCGTCGTTATTTCTCCATCGGCGGTGGTTTTATTAACGATGAAGAAGAGATGGGCGGTCTGGTGGCTCCCCTGACTTTATTGTCAGACAGCACGTATCCGTTTCCATTTGAAGGTGCCAGTTGCATGATGCGTATGTCGCAAGAAAGCGGCTTAAGCATTGCGCAAATGAAGCGCAAAAATGAATATTTGCAGCGCTCTGAGCAGGAGTTGCAACAGGGTTTGGCGCACATCTGGCAGGCGATGAAAGCCTGTGTAGAGCGTGGCCTGCAAGCCAGTGGCGAATTGCCCGGTGGCCTGAAGGTGAAACGCCGCGCGGCCAAGTTACACCAGCAGTTATTGGCGCAGCCAGAGCAAGCGCAATTGCACGAATGGCTGTGCGCTTATGCTATGGCGGTAAACGAAGAAAATGCCGCTGGCCATGCGGTGGTGACCGCCCCCACCAATGGCGCTGCGGGCGTGATTCCGGCGGTGTTGTATTACGCCTGGCAGAAGCACCAACTGAGCGATGAGCAAATCGAAGACTTTTTGTTAACCGCAGGGTCAGTCGGCGGCATCATTAAACACAAAAGCTCCATCTCTGGTGCGGAAGTGGGGTGCCAAGGAGAGGTTGGCTCCGCCAGTGCGATGGCGGCTGCGGGTTTGTGTGCGGTGCTTGGTGGCAATGCAGAGCAGGTAGAACACGCCGCCGAGATGGCACTGGAGCATCATCTAGGCATGACCTGCGATCCGGTAAAAGGTTTGGTGCAAGTGCCCTGTATTGAGCGCAACGGCTTTGGTGCGTTAAAAGCCTATACCGCCGCGTCGTTGGCCCTGCGTGACAGCGGTCAGCACATTATGTCGCTGGACAATTGCATCGCTGCGATGAAACAAACCGGCCTCGAAATGTCGGAAAAATACAAAGAAACCTCCCTTGGCGGCTTGGCGGTGAACTACACCGAGTGTTAA
- a CDS encoding phosphate-starvation-inducible PsiE family protein has protein sequence MHSPHENDHFRDGHEDPLINGMHSIIRLAVRMLAVLMVFVILWGIGDVVWVLYQKLSTPPMFLLNINDIFSTFGAFLAVLIAIEIFVNITLYLRDDVIHVKLVVATALMAISRKVIVLDYDKVSADYVFATALIVIALGVTYWLVVQRART, from the coding sequence ATGCACTCTCCACATGAAAACGACCACTTTCGCGATGGTCACGAAGATCCACTCATCAACGGTATGCACAGCATCATTCGCTTGGCGGTGCGCATGTTGGCGGTACTGATGGTGTTCGTTATTTTATGGGGCATTGGCGATGTGGTGTGGGTGCTGTATCAAAAGCTGTCCACGCCGCCGATGTTTTTGCTCAATATCAACGATATTTTCTCCACCTTTGGTGCCTTTTTGGCGGTGCTGATTGCCATTGAGATATTCGTCAACATCACCTTGTATCTGCGTGACGATGTGATTCACGTCAAGCTGGTTGTCGCAACGGCGTTAATGGCCATTTCACGCAAAGTGATCGTGCTGGATTACGACAAGGTGTCGGCGGACTACGTCTTTGCTACGGCATTGATCGTGATTGCACTCGGCGTTACCTATTGGCTGGTGGTGCAGCGCGCCAGAACGTGA
- a CDS encoding YaiI/YqxD family protein, translating to MHIWVDADACPVVVKEILFRAAERTQVPLTLVANQAMRTPPSKVINSIQVSQGFDVADNEIVQRLTAGDLVITGDIPLAAEVVAKGGTALSPRGEYHTEANIRARLNMRDFMETLRNSGVETGGPAAFSQADRQQFANQLDRWLAKNAAAKR from the coding sequence ATGCATATTTGGGTTGATGCCGACGCCTGCCCAGTGGTGGTGAAAGAGATACTGTTTCGCGCCGCTGAGCGTACCCAAGTGCCGCTGACGTTGGTGGCCAATCAGGCCATGCGCACGCCGCCGTCGAAGGTCATCAACAGTATTCAGGTCAGCCAAGGGTTTGATGTTGCTGATAACGAAATCGTGCAGCGTTTAACGGCAGGAGATTTGGTGATCACCGGCGATATTCCTCTCGCCGCGGAAGTGGTGGCCAAAGGCGGCACTGCGCTGAGCCCGCGTGGCGAATACCACACCGAGGCTAATATTCGTGCGCGTCTCAATATGCGTGATTTTATGGAAACGCTGCGCAACAGCGGCGTTGAAACCGGTGGCCCAGCGGCATTTAGCCAGGCCGACCGGCAACAATTTGCTAACCAGCTGGATCGCTGGCTGGCGAAGAACGCTGCTGCCAAACGTTGA
- a CDS encoding TRAP transporter permease, producing MTHTSTSRWLQGILTLVAVALSVFQIWQGLSAQLSAPVFRPVHLGWVLVLVFLAYPLLKPERHSAPVYWVARVFDLALVVISGWCAMRIATFDYDDITFLLDGLPFWDQLAGGLLIVLLLEATRRTVGITMVLVALVFIAYALFGDALPAAVASKGFALEEMVRFHVFSTNGVFGAPLAIAASVVFIFVLFGAFLNVTGAGQFFIDAAFAVAGKYRGGPAKASVLASAALGSISGSAIANTVTTGSLTIPMMKKLGYKPEQAAGIEAAASTGGQIMPPVMGAGAFVMAQFTGIPYSDILLVSIAPAILYFLCTLLYVHLMAVKLGLQGMSSSEKVMVVLAQGWHFLLPLVLITSLLMLSYSPVWVGIAGCAAILVAAFIAGLSQRHPALNWRQIITGLKDGALMALPISVACATAGIVVGVVGQTGLGLLFTQFLLDLSGGQLWSVLLLVMVAAIILGMGLPVTAAYIVLSVMAVPAMMDLGISMLAAHMIVFWLSQTSNVTPPIALAAFAGAGIAGAKPMGSAVQAFKLAQGYFLIPAMMAFSSLIWTDDVSISGYLSALLATCALILAFAAAIEGHFASRLPAPMRAALLVLALAVLALPDSYRWIAGLVVLALLAVNVWQQRSSPASDPAG from the coding sequence ATGACGCACACTTCCACATCACGCTGGCTGCAGGGGATATTGACCCTAGTCGCCGTGGCGTTGTCGGTTTTTCAGATCTGGCAAGGCCTGAGCGCGCAACTGTCGGCACCTGTGTTCCGCCCGGTGCATCTGGGCTGGGTACTGGTGCTGGTATTTCTCGCATATCCGCTATTAAAACCAGAACGTCATTCAGCGCCGGTGTATTGGGTCGCACGCGTGTTCGACCTGGCCTTGGTGGTGATCAGTGGTTGGTGCGCGATGCGCATCGCCACCTTTGATTACGACGACATCACCTTTTTATTGGATGGCTTGCCCTTTTGGGATCAACTCGCCGGTGGCTTGCTGATTGTGCTGTTGCTCGAAGCCACACGCCGTACCGTCGGTATCACCATGGTACTGGTGGCGCTGGTATTTATTGCCTACGCCCTGTTTGGCGATGCCTTACCGGCAGCGGTGGCGAGCAAAGGATTTGCGTTGGAAGAAATGGTGCGTTTTCACGTGTTTTCCACCAACGGCGTGTTTGGTGCTCCATTAGCCATTGCTGCCAGCGTGGTATTTATTTTTGTTTTATTCGGCGCTTTTTTAAACGTTACCGGCGCTGGGCAATTCTTTATTGATGCTGCATTTGCCGTCGCCGGAAAGTACCGAGGCGGCCCGGCGAAAGCATCGGTATTGGCGTCTGCCGCGCTGGGCTCCATTTCCGGCTCGGCCATCGCCAACACCGTCACCACCGGCTCGCTCACCATTCCGATGATGAAAAAGCTCGGCTATAAGCCAGAGCAGGCAGCAGGCATCGAAGCCGCCGCCTCCACCGGAGGGCAGATTATGCCGCCGGTGATGGGCGCCGGTGCGTTTGTGATGGCGCAGTTTACCGGCATTCCCTACAGCGATATTTTGCTGGTATCGATTGCCCCGGCGATTTTGTATTTCCTGTGCACCTTGCTGTACGTGCATCTGATGGCGGTGAAGCTCGGCTTGCAAGGCATGAGCAGCAGTGAAAAAGTCATGGTGGTCTTGGCGCAAGGCTGGCATTTCTTATTGCCGCTGGTATTGATTACCAGCCTGTTGATGCTCAGCTATTCGCCCGTTTGGGTCGGTATCGCGGGCTGTGCGGCTATATTGGTGGCTGCCTTTATTGCCGGTTTATCGCAGCGCCACCCGGCGCTGAATTGGCGCCAGATCATTACCGGTTTAAAAGACGGTGCTTTGATGGCGCTGCCAATTTCTGTGGCCTGCGCCACCGCTGGCATCGTTGTCGGCGTGGTCGGGCAAACCGGCCTGGGGCTGCTCTTTACGCAGTTCCTGCTCGATTTATCCGGCGGCCAATTGTGGTCGGTACTGCTGCTGGTGATGGTGGCGGCGATCATTCTGGGCATGGGCTTGCCAGTGACGGCGGCTTACATCGTGCTTTCGGTGATGGCCGTGCCAGCGATGATGGACCTTGGCATCAGCATGTTGGCGGCGCATATGATCGTGTTCTGGCTGTCGCAAACGTCCAACGTTACCCCACCGATTGCCTTGGCAGCGTTTGCTGGCGCCGGCATCGCCGGAGCCAAACCCATGGGCTCAGCGGTGCAGGCCTTTAAGCTGGCGCAAGGCTATTTCCTGATTCCGGCGATGATGGCGTTCTCTAGCCTGATTTGGACCGACGATGTCAGCATCAGCGGTTATTTAAGTGCTTTGCTGGCCACTTGCGCTCTGATTCTTGCTTTTGCTGCGGCGATTGAAGGCCACTTTGCCAGCCGTTTGCCAGCCCCGATGCGGGCCGCGCTGTTAGTGCTGGCATTGGCGGTCTTGGCACTGCCAGACAGTTATCGCTGGATAGCTGGCCTGGTGGTTTTGGCGCTGTTGGCGGTCAACGTTTGGCAGCAGCGTTCTTCGCCAGCCAGCGATCCAGCTGGTTAG
- a CDS encoding TAXI family TRAP transporter solute-binding subunit, protein MTVFKRLLSFALIAFTLPAAANENYAIGTGSQSGTYYPLGGMLAKVWSEHIDGVNARAEVTAASVENVIKVATNKQLAGIAMGNVALKAHKGEDPFPRQMPASVLFALYPNVVQILVPAKSDIQSVQDLVGKRVSLGAPGSGTRVSALAILAILGINEDDVRAQSLNYTATTNALANGQIDAGVIVGSLGVGAITELALSRDIRILSFSPAELKKISSAAPAYMAYDAAAETYNKVPAFTAPAVWNVLVVNPKLDDELAYQMTKTAYENMDKIRQAIGVAQYITPANAHQLQGVPMHPGAQRYLDEIAQAQ, encoded by the coding sequence ATGACCGTGTTTAAGCGCCTGTTAAGCTTTGCTTTGATCGCCTTCACTCTGCCAGCGGCAGCTAATGAAAACTACGCCATTGGTACTGGCAGCCAAAGTGGCACCTATTACCCACTGGGCGGCATGTTGGCAAAAGTGTGGAGTGAGCACATTGATGGCGTCAATGCCCGCGCGGAAGTGACAGCGGCGTCGGTCGAAAACGTCATCAAAGTGGCGACTAATAAACAACTGGCCGGCATTGCCATGGGCAATGTGGCATTAAAAGCACACAAAGGCGAAGACCCATTCCCACGTCAGATGCCCGCCTCGGTGCTGTTCGCCCTCTACCCGAACGTGGTGCAAATTCTGGTGCCCGCCAAATCAGACATTCAATCGGTACAGGACCTGGTTGGCAAACGCGTGTCCTTGGGCGCACCGGGTTCAGGTACACGCGTCAGTGCGCTGGCCATTTTAGCCATTCTCGGTATTAACGAAGACGATGTGCGCGCACAGTCTTTGAACTACACCGCCACCACCAACGCCCTGGCCAATGGCCAAATTGATGCCGGTGTGATTGTCGGCAGCTTAGGCGTCGGCGCCATTACCGAACTGGCGCTGAGCCGCGATATTCGCATTTTATCGTTCTCGCCAGCAGAGCTAAAAAAAATCAGCAGCGCCGCACCTGCGTACATGGCTTATGACGCTGCGGCTGAAACCTACAACAAGGTGCCTGCTTTTACCGCACCAGCGGTGTGGAACGTCCTGGTGGTTAACCCCAAACTGGATGACGAGCTGGCCTACCAAATGACCAAAACCGCCTACGAAAACATGGATAAAATTCGCCAGGCCATCGGTGTGGCTCAGTACATTACGCCAGCCAATGCCCATCAGTTGCAGGGCGTACCCATGCACCCAGGCGCGCAGCGCTACCTGGACGAAATTGCTCAAGCGCAATAA
- a CDS encoding putative solute-binding protein: MIFAKLRNRLLGFGISACLAPLALSQPATSTALTSIAMDPAQPRAQRIEAIRELYPQLLLGDELPQRTICVWDVMGRNGPVYAAAQDQQSQLLALGVQIELQAYTNEGVLTDDLKAGQCDAALFTGIRAREFNRFAGTIDAVGAIPAQQHMQMLLQVLANPKMAARMEQGPYVVMGVAPMGAAYVFVNDRKISTLAKASGKRIAVMDYDPIQAEMILGLGGNPVPTSIVSAGSKFNNGFVDVLPAPLVAYHVMELYHGIGEQGGIVDYPFSQLTLQLVGRKDAFPTEVAQLVREDFAKRLAEIEQRVAQQTGDIPDDVWIDISDEDKREYQTLMQQARIELRDRGYYDADMLRLQRRIRCKFEPAHPECSAQLE, translated from the coding sequence ATGATATTCGCAAAGCTGCGTAACCGACTGTTAGGGTTTGGCATAAGCGCCTGTTTGGCGCCATTGGCCCTCAGCCAGCCGGCCACTTCCACCGCACTGACCAGCATTGCCATGGACCCGGCGCAGCCACGAGCGCAGCGGATTGAGGCCATTCGAGAGTTATATCCACAATTGTTGCTCGGTGATGAATTGCCGCAGCGCACCATTTGTGTGTGGGATGTGATGGGGCGCAATGGCCCAGTGTATGCCGCCGCTCAGGATCAGCAGTCGCAACTGCTGGCATTAGGAGTACAGATCGAACTGCAGGCCTACACCAACGAAGGGGTATTAACCGACGATTTAAAAGCCGGCCAGTGCGACGCCGCCTTATTTACTGGCATTCGTGCGCGTGAATTTAATCGCTTTGCCGGCACCATCGATGCGGTGGGCGCTATTCCGGCGCAACAGCACATGCAAATGCTGTTGCAGGTGCTGGCCAATCCGAAAATGGCGGCACGCATGGAACAAGGCCCGTACGTGGTGATGGGCGTGGCACCAATGGGCGCGGCCTATGTGTTCGTCAATGACCGGAAAATCAGCACCTTGGCCAAAGCGTCGGGCAAGCGCATCGCCGTTATGGATTACGACCCGATTCAGGCAGAAATGATTTTAGGCCTGGGCGGTAATCCGGTACCTACCAGCATTGTCAGTGCGGGCAGCAAGTTTAATAACGGTTTTGTGGACGTATTACCGGCGCCGCTGGTGGCCTATCACGTGATGGAGTTGTACCACGGCATTGGTGAGCAAGGCGGCATAGTGGACTACCCGTTTTCGCAGCTGACGCTGCAATTGGTCGGACGTAAGGACGCCTTTCCGACCGAGGTGGCGCAATTGGTGCGCGAAGATTTCGCCAAACGTCTGGCAGAAATCGAGCAACGTGTGGCCCAGCAAACCGGTGATATTCCCGATGACGTGTGGATTGATATTAGTGACGAGGACAAACGGGAATACCAGACACTGATGCAGCAGGCCCGTATCGAGCTGCGTGACCGTGGCTATTACGATGCCGACATGTTGCGGCTGCAGCGTCGTATTCGTTGCAAGTTCGAGCCAGCGCATCCTGAATGCAGTGCGCAGCTGGAATAA